The sequence CCGAGCGCCGAGAACGAAAGTCAGGTGCTGCGCCTGCTGCGCAACGAAGAGTTCGCTCAGGGCGCCAGCACCACGTCTGCCAAAGGTTTCAGCCTGCCGCAGGACGTGATCTTCGCCGCCCGCAAGGAAGTCAGCGCAGTACACGTGTCCCCGGCGATCGACAGCTACCTGATCGACCTGATCAACGCCACCCGCCACCCCGCCGATTACGACGAAGACCTCGCGCGCTGGATTGCCATCGGCGCCAGTCCGCGTGGCGGCATTGGTCTGGATCGTTGCGCGCGCGCCGATGCCTGGTTGCAGGGTCAGGACTTCGTTTCGCCGGATAACGTGCGCGCGGTGGTGCACCCGGTGCTGCGCCATCGCCTGCAATTGAGCTACGACGCGGTGGCCGACGGCGTCAGTGCCGATCAGGTGCTCGACCGGATCCTCGATAAAGTGGCGATTCCGGCATGAACGATGAAGGTCTGGTCTACGTCTCTCTCGCGCAATTGATGGCGCTGGAATTCAAGGCCCGTGACCTGAGCTTTCTCGCCCGGCAACCGCGCGGCAGCATCCTCGCCGGCAACCATGCTTCGCGCCTGCGCGGGCGTGGCTTGAATTTCGATGAGCTGCGTCGCTATCAGCCGGGCGACGATTTGCGTCACCTCGACTGGCGCGCCTCGCTGCGCACCGGCAAACCGGTGGTGCGTACCTTCACCGAAGAGCGCGACCGCCCGGCGTTGATCGTCGTTGATCAGCGCATGTCGATGTTCTTCGGCTCGCAACGCAGCTTCAAATCGGCCCTCGGCGCCGAACTCGCGGCACTGGCGGCGTGGATGGTGTTCAACGCCGGCGATCGGGTCGGCGGGCTGGTGTTCAATGATCAGCGCATCGACAGCGTGGCGCCGTTGCGCAGCCGTAAACGCGTGGAAGCCTTGCTCAGCCGTATTGCCGAACAGAATCAGGCGCTGAGCGCAGCCAACCCGGACGCTGAAGACGAAGATCAGCTGGACAAGGTCCTGCAGCGCTGCCTCGCCCTGGCCGGGCATGATCATTTGATCTGCATCGTCAGCGACTTCGCCGGGGCTGGCGAACGCACCTTGCAGTTGATGCGGCAATTGTCGGCGCACAACGATGTGATCGCGCTGCAGGTCTACGACCCGCTGGCCATGAAGCTGCCAACCAATGGCCGCCTGCTGGTTACCCAAGGCGAATTGCAAGTGGAACTGGCGGTGGAAAAACGCAACGTGCACCAACCGTTGGGGGACTTTCTCAGCGGTCGCCTGCAGGACGTTGCGACCCTGCTGCGACGCAGTCAGGTGCCGCTGATGATGTTCAGCACCGCCGAAGAGGCCCATACGCAACTGCGCGCAGAGCTGGGCAAAAGTGCCGGGGCAAAACGATGAATCCGCAGATCCCCAGCATCGAACAGCTCAAGGAGCTGAGCCTGCCTGCACCGGTCAGTTACGCGCCGCAGACGTGGGGTTGGTGGGTGTTGCTCGCCGGTCTGGTTTTGGCCGCGTTGTTGATCGGCATTCGGCGCTACGTGCAATGGCGCAGGGACTCTTATCGGCGTGAAGGCCTGGCGCGTCTGGCGCAATTGCGCAGCCGCAGTGATGACTTGAATGCTCTGCGCGAATTGCCGGAACTGCTCAAGCGCGTGGCGCTGTCGATGCCCACCCACAATCCTACCCGCTGGAATGCAACCCCTGTGGGAGCGAGCTTGCTCGCGAAGAGGCCGGCACATTCAACATCTGTGGTGTCTGACACACCGCTTTCGCGAGCAAGCTCGCTCCCACAGGGGGTTGCAGCGCGTGGGCGGGAGGATTGGCAAGTCTTTTTGCAACAACACTGTAAGCAACAGCTCCCGGCAGACTTCAGCACACAACTCGCGCAACTCGCCTACGCCCCCGACGACACCCTGCGCGCCCTCCCCGCGCCGCAACGTCAGGCGTTGTTCGACACCTGCCAATCGTGGATGGAGTATCACCATGTGGCAGCTTGATTACCCCTGGCTGTTGCTCCTGCTGCCGTTACCTTGGTTGGCGTACCGCTATCTGCCCGCCTACAACGAGGCTCGCAGCGCCGTGCGCGTACCGTTTTTCGCCGCCATGAGTCGCGCGGTCGGTGAAGCGCCGGGCATCGTCGGCAACCGGCGCAATCATTGGCAATTGCTGTTGAACGTCCTCGTTTGGGCATTGATTCTGCTGGCCGCCGCACGCCCGGTATTTGTGGAGAAACCGATCGAACGGCAACAACCGGTGCGCGACCTGATGCTCGCCATCGACCTCTCGCAGTCAATGGAGACTGAAGATTTCACCAACGCCAACGGTGAAAAGATCAATCGCCTCGCCGCCGTCAAAGAGGTGGTGCAAGGCTTTATCGACAAGCGCAAGGATGACCGCCTCGGCCTGATCGTGTTCGGCACCGGCGCCTACCCGCAGGCGCCGCTGACCCTCGACCACGCCAGCCTCTCGCTGTTGCTGGCCGACACCGGTATTGGCATGGCCGGCCCCAATACGGCGATCGGTGACGCGATCGGTTTAAGCCTGAAGCTGCTGGACAAGGCCCACGAGCAGGAAAAAGTACTGATCCTGCTCACTGATGGCAATGACACCAGCAGCGCGATCACGCCGGATCACGCCGCTGAAATGGCCGCGAACAAAGGCGTGATCATTCACACCATCGGTATCGGCGACCCGAGCGCGTCCGGCGAGGCCAAGGTCAACCTGTCGGCGCTGGAACAGATCGCCAAAACCACCGGCGGCCAGTTCTTCCGCGCCGAGGACCGCAACGCACTGGATCAGGTCTACGCCACCCTCGATCGCCTCACCCCGCGCCAGGTGAAAACCCTCAGCCATCAACCGCAACGCGAGTTGTTCTACTGGCCGCTGGGCGCGGCGGTAACGCTGTTGGGGCTGTATCACCTCGGCGCGCTGCTGCGTGTGCGTCTGGCGTTTGCCCGTCAGCGGCAGGAGGCCTGAGATGGAGATCAACCTCAGCGACTTCCATTTCCTCCGCCCCCTATGGCTGCTGCTCGCACTGTTCGGTGCCGTGCTGCCGCTGCTCTGGCGGCGCGGTCGCGACTTGCAACGACGGCTGCGCGGCAATATCGCCGAGCACCTGTTGCCGCATTTACTCATCACCCCTCAAGACCATCAGCGCCTGCGTCCGGTGCATCTGTTGTGCACGCTGTTGATGCTCGGCGCCGTCGCCGCCGCCGGGCCAACCTGGGAACAGGATCGGCCGGACTTTCTTGAGAACCGTGCGCCGCTGATCGTCGCCGTGGATCTGTCGCCATCGATGGACGCCAGCGATGTACAGCCAAGCCGACTGGAAGCGGCGAAACACAAACTGCACGATCTGATCCAGCGCCGCGCCGGCGCCCGTACCGCGCTGATCGCTTACGCCGGCAGCGCCCATCTGGTGTTGCCGCCGACCGACGATCCGGCACTGCTCGACACCTTCATTCAAGCCTTGGGCAGCGGATTGATCGACAAACCGGGCAAAGACGTCGGCGCCGTGATCGATCAGGCGAAGCGCTTGCTCAACGCCGAAAAAACGCCCGGCAGTCTGCTGCTGATCACCGATGGCGCTGATACCGCAGAACTCGACGACCTCGACAAGCGTGTGGGCGACAGTCCATTGCAAGTGCTGGTATTGGCCGTTGGCAGTGAGGACGGCGGCATCATTCACGACGCCAACGGCCAGCCGCGCACCGATGCCAACGGGCGCCCGGCACTGGGCCGTTTCGATCCGGCAGCAATCAAGCAACTGGCCTCCGCTCTCGATGCGCCACTGGGTAGCCTGACCGTCAATGACGATGATCTGGACTGGATCGAGTTGCACGCGCAGCAGCATTTTCAGAGTGCCAGCGCCGAGCAGCGCGAATTGCACTGGAAAGACGCCGGTTACTGGCTGTGCTGGCCGCTGTTGCTGTTGGCCTTGCTCAATGTGCGCAAGGGCTGGAGCGTCAACTGGATGCCCGTGCTGGCATTGGCGATTGGCCTGGGTTGGCCTGCCGCCCCGGCGCACGCCAACGCGCTGACCGATGCGTTTTTCACCCGCGATCAGCAAGGTCGCTGGGCCTTTGAACACGATCACTTGCCGCAAGCCGCCGCGCTGTTTGTCGACCCGTACTGGAAAGGCGTCGCGGCCTATCACGCGGCCGATTACGACCTTGCGCTGGCAACGTTTGCGCGGCTGGACACGCCACAGGCGTATTTCTATCTGGGCAATATTTACGTGCGCCGCTTCAAGTTCGATGAAGCCATCGCCGCCTACACCCAGGCCTTGAAACTGCAACCGCAGTTCCCAGAAGCCACGACCAATCTGGCGCTGGCGCAGGCGTTGCTCAAAGACACCGAAAGTGCCGAGAAAAACGCCCCGGAGACCAAACCCGATGAGGTGAAATTCGACAAGGCGCCGGGTAAGGGACAGAGCAAAAAGGTCGAGACCGAGCAGGCTGCGTCCGATGCATTGTGGCTGCAGAACCTGACCACCTCGCCGGCGAAGTTTCTCAGGCAGAAGTTCAGCTTGCAGGATCAGGTAGGGGCCAAGCCATGAAGCTTCCAAACCCTCCTGCCGCCTTCGCGAGCAAGCTCGCTCCCACAGTGGACTTGTGTACACCCCAGCCCCCCTGTGGGAGCGAGCTTGCTCGCGAAGGGGCCCGCCGGATCACCACAGCTCTGCTGATAGGTCTAGCTAGTGGCCTGTTCACACTTCAGGCCTTTGCCGCCGACCCCCAACTCAAAGTCCAGGCCCACCTGCAACCCGCCGAAGGCGCCATGGTCGGTGGCCTGATCGAACTGCAAATCGATGTCCTCACCGACACCTGGTTCACCAGCGCCGCCACCCTCCCCGACCTGAAACTCGACGGCGCCCTGGTCATGCCCCCAGACGGTCAGGCCCGGCACCTGAATCAAACCATCGACGGCCAGACTTTCAGCGGTTTGCGCTACAGCTACCTGATCACCCCGAACGTCGCCCGCAGGTTCGATATTCCGGCGCTGACCGTGCGCGCCACACCCGGCCAGGCCACGACAGAAATCAGTGCGCAAAGCCAACCAGTGCAGTTCAGCGCCGCCCAGCCACCGGGTTTCAAATCCGGGGAAACACCTTTGGTGGCCAGCGCTTTGCGTTTCACGCAAACCCTCGTCAACTCGGCCACGCCATTAAAAGTCGGCGACAGCATCACCCGCCAACTGACCCTGCAAGCGGACGGCGCACTGGCCATGGCCCTGCCGATTCCAACGCTCGGTGATGTTCCCGGTCTGAGCCGCTATGCGAAAACCCCGCAAGTCACCGCTCTGGACGACGGTCGCGGTGACATCCTCGGCGGTCAGCGCATCGACAGCGTCAGCTACCGCATCGACAAGGCCGGTTCTCACACCTTGCCGGCCATTGACGTGAAGTGGTGGGACGCCAGTACTCGCCAATCGCGCACCGCGCAAGTGCCGGCGGTGACGTTCGAGGCAACAGCCGGCACGCCTTACAAGCCGGTATTTTCGATCAGCGAAGACCTCAAACAACTGGGCCAGAATCACCTGCGTTTCTCCACGCGCTGGCTGTTGTGGCTGACCCTGATCGCCGCTGTCGTTGCCGCCGCCTATCTGCTGCGTCCTGCACTCATCCGCGCCAGAAAAAACTGGCAAGCGCGCCGGCAGGCGCAACAACGGGCATGGCAGCAATCGCCCGACTTCGCCTGGCAACAAATCGATGCACAACTGCAAGCCAGCCCCGCTCAATTGAGCGCGCTGTACCTGTGGCTGCGCCGCAGTCGGCTGGGCCTGAAACTGGTCGACGCCGGCCCACGCCTGCAAGGGCTGTTACGCGGGCTTTACGGTCGTCAGCCCAGTACCGAGCAAACACTCGTTCAACTGCGCGAATCATTGACTACGCTTCACAGTCAGGCCGAACAGCAGCACGCGAAACCGGCCTCGGCCCTGCGCCCGCTCAACCCCGTTCACGAGAAGGATTTCCCATGACGACCGCGCTACTGCACCGCCAACGTTTTGGACTGGCCCTGTTGTTGGGCCTTGCCCTGCCGCTGCTGGCTCAGGCCAACGAGCCACTGCCGTCGTGGAATGACGGCCCGGCGAAGAAGAGCATTATCGCGTTCGTGCAGACGGTGACCGACCAGACCAGCAAGGATTTCGTCAAACCGGCCGACCGTATTGCCGTGTTCGACAACGACGGCACCTTGTGGAGCGAGCAACCGGCCTATTTCGAATTGCTGTTCGCCTTCGACGAGGTAAAGCGCAACGCCGCACAGCATCCGGAATGGAAAACCACCCAGCCGTTCAAAGCGGTTCTGGAGAGCGACCACCAAGCCCTCGCTGCGTCCGGCATGGAGGGCCTGCTGAAAATCGTCGGCGCGACCCACACCGGCATGACCACCGAAGCCTTCGATGATCACGCCAAGACCTGGCTCAGTCAGGCGCGGCATCCAAGGACCGGCAAGCCGTACACCGAAATGATCTTCCAGCCGATGCTGGAAATGCTCGACTACCTGCGCAAACAGGACTTCAAGACCTACATCGTCTCCGGCGGCGATACCGCGTTCATGCGTGCATTCGCCGAGAAGGTCTACGGCATCCCGCCGGAACAGGTGATCGGCACCACCTTCGTCACTTCATTCCAATACAAGGACGGCCAGGCCTCGATCGTGCGCACCCCGAAACTGGCGCACAACGACGACGGCCCCGGCAAACCGGAGAGCATCGACGCGGTGATCGGCAAGCGGCCGATCCTCGCCTTCGGCAACTCCGACGGCGACCTGCAGATGCTGCAGTGGACGGCCGCCGGTTCCGGCAAACGGTTTATGGGGCTGGTGCACCACACCGACGCCAAGCGTGAATGGGCCTATGACCGAAAATCCGATATCGGCCGGCTCGACAAAGCCCTCGATGAAGCAAATTCCCGTGGCTGGACAGTGGTCGACATGGCGTCGGAATGGCGCCGGATCTACCCGTTCGAGTCGCCGGTCACCGGGCAGGTGCAATAAGAAAGCGTGCTGCAGGACTGCAATAAACGTTAGTCGCAATAAACGACCCCCGCGCAAAGGAGCAAGTCAGATGACTCGCATACGCAAATGGCTACCGAAACTCGCCCTCGTGGCGACTTCGGTCATGGCGCTGTCGGCTACGGCCACGGCGGCTGAAAAACCCAACATTCTGGTGATCTTCGGCGATGACATCGGCCAGACCAATATCAGCGCCTATTCGATGGGGGTGGTTGGCTACAAGACCCCGAACATCGACCGTATCGCCAAAGAAGGCATGATGTTCACCGATTACTATGCGGAGAACAGCTGTACGGCTGGACGATCCTCATTCATTACCGGGCAGACGCCGCTGCGTACTGGTTTGTCGAAAGTCGGCATTCCCGGTGCACCGGTGGGCCTGCAGAAACGAGACATCACCATTGCTCAGGCCCTCAAGTCGCAGGGTTATGCGACCGGCCAGTTCGGCAAGAATCACTTGGGCGACAAAGACGAATACCTGCCGACCAACCACGGTTTCGACGAATTCTTTGGCAACCTGTATCACCTCAATGCGGAAGAAGAACCTGAGCGTGCTTACTGGCCAAAAGATGACGCCGAGTTCGTCAAGGCTGTTTCTCCGCGTGGCGTGATCCATAGCTTCGCCGACGGCAAGATCGAAGACACCGGCGCGCTGACCACCAAGCGCATGGAAACCATCGACGACGAAACCACAGCTGCTGCGCAGGCGTTCATCGAGAAGCAGGCCAAGGCGGACAAACCGTTCTTCGTCTGGATGAACACCACGCGCATGCACTTGTTCACCCACGTGCGTGATTCAATGAAGGGGCAGAGCGGCATGCCCGGCAATGAATATGCGGACGGCATGCTCGAGCACGACGCCGACGTCGGCAAACTGCTGAAAACCCTTGATGACCTGAAAATCACCGACAACACCATCGTCGTCTACACCACCGACAACGGCCCGAACCAGTTCTCCTGGCCGGACGCGGCAACCACGCCGTTCCGCAACGAGAAGAACTCCAACTGGGAAGGTGCTTATCGCGTGCCGGCAATGGTTCGCTGGCCGGGCAAGATCAAACCGGGTGAAGTCACCAACGAGATGTTCTCGGGTCTGGACTGGTTCCCGACCTTGCTCGCAGCGGCTGGTGAAACCGATGTCGCCAACAAGTTGCTCAAAGGCTGGGCGCCGACCTCCGGCGGCACCAGCTTCAAGGTGCATCTGGACGGTTACAACCAATTGCCTTTCCTGACCGGCCAAAGCCCTAAGAGTGAGCGTAAAGAGTTCTACTATTTCAACGACGACGGCGTACTGGTGTCGATGCGCTACGGCAACTGGAAAGCGGTGTTCTGCGAACAACGCGCACCGGGTGGCTTCAAGGTCTGGAGCGAACCGTTCGTGTGCCTGCGGGTACCGAAAATCTTCAACCTGCGCATGGACCCGTACGAACGTGCTGACATCGTTTCCGATCAGTACTACGACTGGACGACCAAGAACGTTTATCTGACTGAAATGGCCGTGATGAAGTCGGCGGCGTTCCTGCAGACGTTCATCGAATATCCACCGAGCCAGAAACCGGCCAGCTTCAGCATCGACCAGATCCGTGCTGCAG comes from Pseudomonas sp. RU47 and encodes:
- a CDS encoding DUF58 domain-containing protein, translating into MNDEGLVYVSLAQLMALEFKARDLSFLARQPRGSILAGNHASRLRGRGLNFDELRRYQPGDDLRHLDWRASLRTGKPVVRTFTEERDRPALIVVDQRMSMFFGSQRSFKSALGAELAALAAWMVFNAGDRVGGLVFNDQRIDSVAPLRSRKRVEALLSRIAEQNQALSAANPDAEDEDQLDKVLQRCLALAGHDHLICIVSDFAGAGERTLQLMRQLSAHNDVIALQVYDPLAMKLPTNGRLLVTQGELQVELAVEKRNVHQPLGDFLSGRLQDVATLLRRSQVPLMMFSTAEEAHTQLRAELGKSAGAKR
- a CDS encoding DUF4381 domain-containing protein translates to MNPQIPSIEQLKELSLPAPVSYAPQTWGWWVLLAGLVLAALLIGIRRYVQWRRDSYRREGLARLAQLRSRSDDLNALRELPELLKRVALSMPTHNPTRWNATPVGASLLAKRPAHSTSVVSDTPLSRASSLPQGVAARGREDWQVFLQQHCKQQLPADFSTQLAQLAYAPDDTLRALPAPQRQALFDTCQSWMEYHHVAA
- a CDS encoding vWA domain-containing protein → MWQLDYPWLLLLLPLPWLAYRYLPAYNEARSAVRVPFFAAMSRAVGEAPGIVGNRRNHWQLLLNVLVWALILLAAARPVFVEKPIERQQPVRDLMLAIDLSQSMETEDFTNANGEKINRLAAVKEVVQGFIDKRKDDRLGLIVFGTGAYPQAPLTLDHASLSLLLADTGIGMAGPNTAIGDAIGLSLKLLDKAHEQEKVLILLTDGNDTSSAITPDHAAEMAANKGVIIHTIGIGDPSASGEAKVNLSALEQIAKTTGGQFFRAEDRNALDQVYATLDRLTPRQVKTLSHQPQRELFYWPLGAAVTLLGLYHLGALLRVRLAFARQRQEA
- a CDS encoding VWA domain-containing protein: MEINLSDFHFLRPLWLLLALFGAVLPLLWRRGRDLQRRLRGNIAEHLLPHLLITPQDHQRLRPVHLLCTLLMLGAVAAAGPTWEQDRPDFLENRAPLIVAVDLSPSMDASDVQPSRLEAAKHKLHDLIQRRAGARTALIAYAGSAHLVLPPTDDPALLDTFIQALGSGLIDKPGKDVGAVIDQAKRLLNAEKTPGSLLLITDGADTAELDDLDKRVGDSPLQVLVLAVGSEDGGIIHDANGQPRTDANGRPALGRFDPAAIKQLASALDAPLGSLTVNDDDLDWIELHAQQHFQSASAEQRELHWKDAGYWLCWPLLLLALLNVRKGWSVNWMPVLALAIGLGWPAAPAHANALTDAFFTRDQQGRWAFEHDHLPQAAALFVDPYWKGVAAYHAADYDLALATFARLDTPQAYFYLGNIYVRRFKFDEAIAAYTQALKLQPQFPEATTNLALAQALLKDTESAEKNAPETKPDEVKFDKAPGKGQSKKVETEQAASDALWLQNLTTSPAKFLRQKFSLQDQVGAKP
- a CDS encoding BatD family protein, translating into MKLPNPPAAFASKLAPTVDLCTPQPPCGSELAREGARRITTALLIGLASGLFTLQAFAADPQLKVQAHLQPAEGAMVGGLIELQIDVLTDTWFTSAATLPDLKLDGALVMPPDGQARHLNQTIDGQTFSGLRYSYLITPNVARRFDIPALTVRATPGQATTEISAQSQPVQFSAAQPPGFKSGETPLVASALRFTQTLVNSATPLKVGDSITRQLTLQADGALAMALPIPTLGDVPGLSRYAKTPQVTALDDGRGDILGGQRIDSVSYRIDKAGSHTLPAIDVKWWDASTRQSRTAQVPAVTFEATAGTPYKPVFSISEDLKQLGQNHLRFSTRWLLWLTLIAAVVAAAYLLRPALIRARKNWQARRQAQQRAWQQSPDFAWQQIDAQLQASPAQLSALYLWLRRSRLGLKLVDAGPRLQGLLRGLYGRQPSTEQTLVQLRESLTTLHSQAEQQHAKPASALRPLNPVHEKDFP
- a CDS encoding HAD family hydrolase, whose product is MTTALLHRQRFGLALLLGLALPLLAQANEPLPSWNDGPAKKSIIAFVQTVTDQTSKDFVKPADRIAVFDNDGTLWSEQPAYFELLFAFDEVKRNAAQHPEWKTTQPFKAVLESDHQALAASGMEGLLKIVGATHTGMTTEAFDDHAKTWLSQARHPRTGKPYTEMIFQPMLEMLDYLRKQDFKTYIVSGGDTAFMRAFAEKVYGIPPEQVIGTTFVTSFQYKDGQASIVRTPKLAHNDDGPGKPESIDAVIGKRPILAFGNSDGDLQMLQWTAAGSGKRFMGLVHHTDAKREWAYDRKSDIGRLDKALDEANSRGWTVVDMASEWRRIYPFESPVTGQVQ
- a CDS encoding arylsulfatase → MTRIRKWLPKLALVATSVMALSATATAAEKPNILVIFGDDIGQTNISAYSMGVVGYKTPNIDRIAKEGMMFTDYYAENSCTAGRSSFITGQTPLRTGLSKVGIPGAPVGLQKRDITIAQALKSQGYATGQFGKNHLGDKDEYLPTNHGFDEFFGNLYHLNAEEEPERAYWPKDDAEFVKAVSPRGVIHSFADGKIEDTGALTTKRMETIDDETTAAAQAFIEKQAKADKPFFVWMNTTRMHLFTHVRDSMKGQSGMPGNEYADGMLEHDADVGKLLKTLDDLKITDNTIVVYTTDNGPNQFSWPDAATTPFRNEKNSNWEGAYRVPAMVRWPGKIKPGEVTNEMFSGLDWFPTLLAAAGETDVANKLLKGWAPTSGGTSFKVHLDGYNQLPFLTGQSPKSERKEFYYFNDDGVLVSMRYGNWKAVFCEQRAPGGFKVWSEPFVCLRVPKIFNLRMDPYERADIVSDQYYDWTTKNVYLTEMAVMKSAAFLQTFIEYPPSQKPASFSIDQIRAAVDAKIAEKMKAAQ